In Promicromonospora sp. Populi, one genomic interval encodes:
- the nadD gene encoding nicotinate-nucleotide adenylyltransferase, with amino-acid sequence MSAPTGTRPRIGVMGGTFDPIHHGHLVAASEAVAHLGLDQVVFVPTGRPGFKQKQRVTQAEHRYLMTVIATASNPRFTVSRVDIDREGLTYTVDTLRDLRKQRPDADLFFISGADAIQQILRWKDAEKLWDMAHFVAVTRPGHMLTVDGLPRDGVTTLEVPALAISSTDCRRRAEEGLPVWYLVPDGVVQYIAKHGLYRGLHDE; translated from the coding sequence ATGAGTGCCCCCACTGGGACCAGGCCGCGCATCGGAGTGATGGGCGGTACGTTCGATCCCATCCACCACGGCCACCTCGTGGCCGCGAGCGAGGCAGTGGCCCACCTGGGGCTGGACCAGGTCGTCTTCGTTCCCACGGGCCGGCCGGGATTCAAGCAGAAGCAGCGGGTCACTCAGGCTGAGCACCGCTATCTGATGACGGTGATCGCCACGGCGTCGAACCCGCGCTTCACGGTGAGCCGCGTCGACATCGACCGCGAGGGCCTCACCTACACGGTCGACACGCTCCGGGACCTGCGTAAGCAGCGCCCGGATGCGGACCTCTTCTTCATCTCGGGAGCGGATGCCATCCAGCAGATTCTTCGGTGGAAGGATGCCGAGAAGCTCTGGGACATGGCACACTTCGTCGCTGTCACACGGCCGGGGCACATGCTCACCGTGGACGGGCTTCCTCGGGACGGTGTGACGACACTCGAGGTTCCTGCGCTTGCCATCTCCTCGACCGACTGTCGTCGTCGGGCCGAGGAGGGTCTGCCGGTCTGGTATCTGGTGCCTGACGGCGTAGTCCAGTACATCGCCAAGCACGGACTGTATCGAGGTCTTCACGATGAGTGA
- a CDS encoding glutamate-5-semialdehyde dehydrogenase, with amino-acid sequence MTTVSQDEATPGTVDVRTAEVAEAVRDIARRAKVASRTLATANRMTKDAALGAIADALVAAAEQIVAANAEDLDRGRANGMSDGLLDRLALTPERIAQIAGALRDVSGLPDPVGEVVRGQTLPNGLRLRQVRVPMGVVGMIYEARPNVTVDAAGLALKSGNAVILRGGSAAASSNAVIVAVMRGALEACGLPADLVRSIDAYGRAGGVALMRARGLVDVLIPRGGADLIQTVVRESLVPVIETGVGNVHVYVDATADVDMAVAIVMNAKTQRVGVCNAAETLLVHEDAAAAFLPAALAALAEAGVVLHGDPVAMAFAPAGADMVPATDEDWATEYLALELGVRVVPSLEAAIEHIRTWSSGHTEAIVTRDITAADRFVAEVDSAAVMVNASTRFTDGAELGLGAEIGISTQKLHARGPMGLTELTTTKWVVTGDGHIKP; translated from the coding sequence ATGACGACTGTGAGCCAGGACGAGGCGACACCGGGCACCGTGGACGTCCGTACCGCGGAGGTGGCCGAGGCGGTGCGCGACATCGCCCGGCGCGCAAAGGTCGCCTCGCGCACCCTGGCCACGGCGAACCGGATGACGAAGGACGCCGCCCTCGGTGCCATCGCGGACGCCCTGGTGGCGGCCGCGGAACAGATCGTCGCGGCCAACGCGGAGGACCTGGATCGGGGCCGCGCGAACGGGATGTCCGACGGTCTGCTGGACCGCCTCGCGCTGACCCCCGAGCGGATCGCGCAGATCGCCGGCGCGCTGCGCGACGTCTCGGGCCTGCCCGACCCGGTCGGCGAGGTGGTCCGCGGGCAGACCCTGCCGAACGGCCTGCGCCTGCGGCAGGTCCGCGTCCCGATGGGCGTTGTCGGCATGATCTACGAGGCCCGCCCCAACGTGACCGTCGATGCCGCGGGCCTGGCCCTGAAGTCCGGCAACGCGGTGATCCTGCGCGGGGGCAGCGCGGCGGCGTCGTCGAACGCGGTGATCGTGGCGGTGATGCGGGGCGCGCTGGAAGCCTGCGGCCTGCCGGCCGACCTGGTCCGGTCGATCGACGCCTACGGCCGTGCGGGCGGTGTGGCGCTCATGCGCGCCCGCGGCCTCGTGGACGTCCTCATCCCGCGCGGCGGCGCAGACCTCATCCAGACCGTCGTGCGCGAGTCCCTCGTGCCCGTCATCGAGACGGGTGTGGGGAACGTGCACGTCTACGTGGACGCGACCGCTGACGTCGACATGGCGGTCGCGATAGTGATGAACGCCAAGACCCAGCGGGTCGGCGTGTGCAACGCCGCCGAGACGCTGCTGGTGCACGAGGACGCCGCCGCGGCGTTCCTCCCGGCGGCGCTCGCCGCGCTGGCCGAGGCCGGCGTGGTGCTGCACGGGGACCCGGTGGCGATGGCCTTCGCACCGGCAGGGGCCGACATGGTCCCCGCGACGGACGAGGACTGGGCGACGGAGTACCTGGCGCTCGAGCTCGGGGTGCGGGTGGTGCCGTCGCTGGAGGCGGCGATCGAGCACATCCGCACCTGGTCCTCCGGGCACACGGAGGCGATAGTGACGCGGGACATCACGGCGGCGGACCGGTTCGTGGCGGAGGTGGATTCTGCGGCCGTGATGGTGAATGCCTCGACCCGGTTCACCGACGGCGCCGAGCTCGGCCTGGGTGCCGAGATCGGCATCTCCACGCAGAAGCTGCACGCGCGAGGGCCCATGGGCCTGACCGAGCTGACGACCACCAAGTGGGTAGTCACCGGTGACGGGCACATCAAGCCATGA